The genomic interval GACGACAAGTTCGTTCTGCTCGATGACGATACTGGCGATCCTCTTTCGAATACCGAATATGCCATCCGCCGAGCGTCGGGTGAGATCGAGCATGGCACCACCGATGCACATGGCTGTACCCATCTGCTGGCCGCAACAGTCAACGCGGAACTTGTCGAGATATACGTCTAGGGCAGACTATGACCACTCAAACAATCACTTCGCCCTCGGGGCGTACCTTGGTTCGGCGTACGGAAAGGACAACCACGCCCAGGGAAAGCGCGGAAGGGAAGATTGTCCGAATCAAGCTGAAGCAATCGACGCGATTGGCAGAGAATGAAGCGTTCCTTGCTGATCGCAATGTCGCTGCCTTTATCAAGGCAATTGCTGTGGCGGAAGGGGGCGGCTACGACTTCAAATACGGCGCATTCAAAGGCAAACGAAACGATCCATGGCGTTTTTCCGATTATTCGACCCACCCTGGTCCCGGAATGGGTGGACGGACGACCGCTGCTGGCATGTATCAATTACGGTGGCGACTTGGCGTGAACACGGCGGAAAAATGGGACTGACAGATTTCTCACCTAAAACCCAAGACCTTATTGCCATCGAGTTGCTGCGCTCCGTCGGTGTCATCGAGAAGATCAAGGCAGGCGACATTGCAGGTTCCATGGGTGGTGCTGCCGCGAAATGGGCTGCGCTACCGATGGGGCCAGGACTAGCCAATCACAACCCGCCTCAACCGTTCGTATCTTACGAAGAGTTTTATCGAAACTATCAAGCTGCTGGAGGAACAGGACAATGACACCAAACTACCTGAAATTTTTGAACATCGCCGGCATAGTATTCCTTTTGTCGTCTCCGTTAATCGAAGCCAAAGCTGTCGGTAATTCTGGAACAGACAACGCAGCTGCCACACGTTCAGTCCCTTTGAAGGTTGGCGTGCCGCTCCTTCAAGCACGCGCACGCATTCTGAAATCAGGACGGAAACCTGTTCCAATGCATCAAACGGATGGTTATGAGTATGACGGCACGGAGAAACAACTAGTTCAACGACACATAGTTGAAGTCGAGTTCTGTACCCTGGATGCAGGAGTCCTCTGCACGTTTTACTACATCAAAAATGCAACGGGCCTTCGCGTCGAAACAATAGGAGAAAAAGTTTCTTACATGACAGTAGTGCAGTGGACAAACGAATGTCCGAAATCGTTTCAATAGAGTAAAAGGATGCGGATTCTGGACAGTACGGCTACAGACAATGGACAGGAAAGCCGTCGAAGGATACATGCCTCAGGCCGACGTCAATATTGTAGCAAGACAGAATTTGCAACAAGGAAACAAGCGACAGAGTGATGCGTCTGTGGACGCGGCCACGCAGGCCAACTCGACGTCGCCGTCGACCTTGTTGGTACTGATGGAAATTTTGGTAGGCCTCCCCGGAGTCGAACCGGGCACCAACGGATTATGAGTCCGCTGCTCTAACCAGGCATGAGCTAGAGGCCCAGAAATCGGGACAGTGGCAAGAAGTGATCTCGCCACCCGCTCGCACGGCGCGGTACCGTGAAGCAGAGTGGCGAGAGGATATTGCTTTTACAGTAGCGCCGTCAAGCACTTGCTAAACTCAGCCGCCGACCTCAGCCACTGAGGCAAGCACCTGAGCCGACGACCGGCAGCAGCCAACAATCAGCTGCTCCCCTCCAGGAAGCTCTTCAGCTTGTCCGAACGCGACGGATGACGCAATTTACGCAGTGCCTTCGCTTCGATCTGGCGAATCCGCTCGCGGGTGACGTCGAACTGCTTGCCCACCTCTTCCAGCGTGTGGTCGGTCGACATCTCGATGCCGAAGCGCATGCGCAGCACCTTCGCTTCGCGCGGGGTCAGCGAGTCCAGCACGTCCTTCACAACGCCACGCATCGAGGCATGCAGGGCCGCGTCCGACGGTGCCAGCGTGTTGTTGTCCTCGATGAAGTCGCCCAAGTGCGAATCGTCGTCATCGCCGATCGGCGTTTCCATCGAAATCGGCTCTTTCGCGATCTTCATGATCTTCCGGATTTTGTCTTCCGGCATTTCCATCTTGATCGCGAGCGTGGCTGGATCGGGCTCGGCACCGGTTTCCTGCAAGATTTGGCGCGAGATGCGGTTCATCTTGTTGATGGTCTCGATCATGTGCACCGGAATACGGATGGTGCGCGCCTGGTCGGCGATCGAGCGGGTGATGGCCTGGCGGATCCACCACGTCGCATAGGTCGAAAATTTATAGCCGCGGCGGTATTCGAACTTGTCCACGGCCTTCATCAGGCCAATGTTGCCTTCCTGGATCAGGTCAAGGAACTGTAGGCCGCGATTCGTGTACTTTTTCGCGATCGAGATCACCAGGCGCAGGTTGGCCTCGGTCATTTCGCGCTTGGCCTTGCGGGCCTTCATTTCACCGGCCGCCATCTGGCGGTTGATGTTGCGCAGGTCCGGCAGCGGCAGCACGACGCGCGACTGCAGGTCGATCAGACGTTGCTGCAGTTCCTTGATCGTCGGGATGTTGCGTCCCAGGATGGCGCTGTAGGCATGGCCGGCGTTGACTTCGCCGTCGACCCATTCCAGGTTCGTTTCGTTGCCCGGGAAGACCTTGATGAAGTGGGCGCGCGGCATGCCGCAGCGGTTCACGGCCACATCCAGGATCTGCTTCTCGATGTGGCGCACCTCGTCGACCTGGCCGCGCAGCGTGTCGCACAGCTTTTCGACGACTTTTGCCGTGAAGCGAATGCCCAGCAGCTCGTTCGAGATGGCTTCCTGCGCCTTGACATAGGCTTTCGAGTTGTAACCGTCCTTCTCGTAGGCCTTGCGCATCTTGTCGAACTGCTGTTCGATGGTGCCGAATTTTTCCAGGGCCGAGGCTTTCAGGGCCTCGAGCTGCTCGGCCGAGTAGCCGGCGGCGCCGGTGCTGGCGGCGGCTTCTTCTTCCTCGCCCTCTTCCTCGTCCCCGGCCTCCTCTTCCTCGTCCTCATCGCTGTCGGCATTCGATGGGCCGATGGCCGAGGGCGAGGTTTCTTCCGAGGCTTCGGCGTCGACCATGCCGTCGACGATCTCGTCGATCTTGATTTCGTCGGCTTCGATGCGCTGGGCAGCCGAGATGATTTCGGCGATCGTGACTGGGCAGGCGGAAATTGCCTGGATCATGTCGCGCAGGCCGTCTTCGATGCGTTTCGCGATTTCGATTTCGCCTTCGCGTGTCAGCAGCTCGACCGAGCCCATTTCGCGCATGTACATGCGGACCGGGTCGGTGGTGCGGCCGAAGTCGGAATCGACGGTGGAGAGCGCGGCCTCGGCGGCGGCCTCGGCT from Massilia sp. Se16.2.3 carries:
- the rpoD gene encoding RNA polymerase sigma factor RpoD encodes the protein MPTKKPEPQVAAKPTRTSAKADNAQDKADVRTGAAPVVSQTTDAAALAAIDTSGYVLPSVKVPGRRGRKPKEFTPENDEVAALNAVERAELKAVDKAKAKDRKAKEKALLKDAFASDTEASEEEIELRRQKLKTLIKNGKERGFLTYAEINDHLPDNIVDPEAIEGIIGTFNDMGIAVYEHAPDAETLLLSDNVATVTSDDEAEAAAEAALSTVDSDFGRTTDPVRMYMREMGSVELLTREGEIEIAKRIEDGLRDMIQAISACPVTIAEIISAAQRIEADEIKIDEIVDGMVDAEASEETSPSAIGPSNADSDEDEEEEAGDEEEGEEEEAAASTGAAGYSAEQLEALKASALEKFGTIEQQFDKMRKAYEKDGYNSKAYVKAQEAISNELLGIRFTAKVVEKLCDTLRGQVDEVRHIEKQILDVAVNRCGMPRAHFIKVFPGNETNLEWVDGEVNAGHAYSAILGRNIPTIKELQQRLIDLQSRVVLPLPDLRNINRQMAAGEMKARKAKREMTEANLRLVISIAKKYTNRGLQFLDLIQEGNIGLMKAVDKFEYRRGYKFSTYATWWIRQAITRSIADQARTIRIPVHMIETINKMNRISRQILQETGAEPDPATLAIKMEMPEDKIRKIMKIAKEPISMETPIGDDDDSHLGDFIEDNNTLAPSDAALHASMRGVVKDVLDSLTPREAKVLRMRFGIEMSTDHTLEEVGKQFDVTRERIRQIEAKALRKLRHPSRSDKLKSFLEGSS